The genomic DNA ATCAAAGCGGCACCACGTGTCAGTTACACAGACACCATACCGAGGGCAGCCAAAAATCAACAAAACACTCAAACAGGCTGacaaaaattaaattattttgAGACTGTCATGGATTCACTTTGTAACTCAAGGTCTTTACCTTGCAACACAGTATCAGCCTCATGTGTTCCTCTGATTATTTCTAAACAAAATCTGAAAAATGGATTCCTCGCAATCCCTCCGGATAAATGTGAATCTAAATCTATGTGAAGCAAAATAACACTCAGGAGTCAAGACTAGACAACCAGTCCCCCCAAAGAATTAACTCTTCAGTCATGCGCCTGGAATCTAATCCAGATTGGCAATCACCGCGTCAGTGACTTCCTGCGTGGTGCTGGTGCCGCCAAGATCCTTTGTTCTGTATGTGCCTTCTGCCACGACACGCTTCACCGCCGTCTCTAGCCGGTCAGCAAATGAAGGGAACTGCAAATGTCTCAGCATCATGGCAGATGATAGAAGCAGCGCGACAGGGTTTGCTTTCTTCTGCTCCACGATCTTCTCGTTTCCAACATTTCCCGCAGAAGCACCTTGCTCGAAGACGGCATAGTCCTGACCCACGTTACCTGGAGCATAATGCAGCATCAAGGATCAGAAAACTTGAACAGCAAATTCTGGCCCCAAGAAACATAATGCGAAAACATGCTCCATGTGTGCCATGAACAGTTTGGTTTGTACATATATTACAATATATAAGCAGAAAGGGAGGCAAGTGAAGCACAAAGTATTATTTCCGTAACAATTTGCAACAAAGAAATCTATGAGAACTACAATAGTGAGGCAATAGCCAATATTGTGAGATTTCTTGGTAATTTTTGGACACGTCCATTATTTGTATAATGGGGGCAAACACAATAAAGTATGAGGTGCAACCGTACCTCCAGGCATGATACCAGTCCCTCCAACAATACCTGCAGCTGTATTAGCCACCAAATTGCCATAAAGGTTAGGTGTAACCTAGAATCAAAAGAAAATAAGTTAGAAACCTGCAAGGTAATCCTAATCCATGACATATCTAAAAGGAAATATCTGAGGAAATCaggaaaacagaaaagaaatgGAATGACAAATTGACGAGCAGAAAAGCCAGAAACACTGGGCACCTTTAAGCTTTAaaactccctccgttccaaatggTAGGTcattttggcaaatctagatacataatttgtgatatgtatctagacataacgtatatctaggtgcatagcaaaaactatgtatctaaatttgccaaaacgaacaacaatttggaatggagggagtatattgcatctAGCGTAAAGTGCTAGTGTCACTTAAATGctaaaaaaaaactcaaccgGTGGGGGAAGAaccgcccccacggcattgCATTAAGAAGGGACTGTACGACCCGGGTCGAGaaaaccccccgaaccctggcccatgcccACAAGGGCCAAACTGAACTTGGGCCAGCGACCACCGTAACACACAGGTCGGCGCAGCGCACCGTAACCTGGGCCGGCGACGCAGCAGCCCATGCcagcgagcacagcgagggagGTTTTTTTGGATGCATATACCAGGGTTGAACCCTTGCTGGTGGGCACAACCAACGACCGCCACACCACTGAGCTATCGCTTAGTTTGCTGTGTCACTTAAATACTGTAAAATTGTCATAAATAAACCATATAAATCCGCAAGAAACATGCAATAGCAATTTCCGTTTCTTAACAATAACGAGATTTCGATTACTATGATATATCTTTGATTTCTGATTTTACCGGTCCTTAAACAACTTATGGTCATAGGTGAGAATTTAGGAAAAACTTAAAGACACTTgccaataaataaataaaaagagcaAAGAATTATTCTCTACACAAAAATACATATGCTTGCTCTTGAAAAGGTCAGGAATCATTCTTCTGGCAAAACTAAGCAGGCATTCATTTATAACTTCTCAACTTCTCAACAGTTTTATAATTTGGACACTGGAACCCCTACTTTGAAATcaacaataaaaataaaagcTCAGTGTAGTAAACAAAAGGTAACTCCAAAGTCTGAAAAGAAAGCAACGTTCCAGATTGAATGGTAGAGAAGTGCTCAGACATTTAGATGCGTACCATGACATCAAATTGTTCAGGCTTTGAGACAAGTTGCATAGAGCAGTTGTCAACAATCATTTCATTGTACTGAATACCGGGATACTTTGAAGCAACCTCACGGCAGGACTCCAAGAACAAACCATCAGCAAGCTTCATGATGTTTGCTTTATGCACTGCAGTGACTTTCTTTCGGTTGTTAAGGTAAGCATACTCAAACGCATATTTTGCAACCCTCTCAGAGCAAAACTTTGTGATCACCTAGGAAATCCATTCAGTAAGGGTAATAATAGAGAAACAAGCTCAGATAATAATTAAAAAGGAAAACATAATATGGGTGTATTTATTTCAACAATATTTTCTTAACCAAAGTCTCAGAGAAAGCTTATGGTAAATAAATTAAGACAAAACTTCTTATAAGCTGTAAAGGCTTAACTGAAAGCAAAAAAAATCAAGACAATTAACATTGTGGACCATTGAGTGAAGGTGGCAACTTCAGCATATTTTGATAACAAGATATATTCATGTACCGGCAAAGTTCAAATCCATAATGCTGACCTCATGACATGTCACTCTACAATTTGACCAGATAATGACAACTGTAGGTGTTCCATAAGTCCTATAGTATAGTGTACATAATACGCTTAATCATGAACTAAAGTAGCAGCTTTTCGGAGCTGAGCAAAAGGCCAATGCATAGTTTACCTGAATACTTACCAAACTAACAATGGTT from Panicum virgatum strain AP13 chromosome 7N, P.virgatum_v5, whole genome shotgun sequence includes the following:
- the LOC120682094 gene encoding isocitrate dehydrogenase [NAD] regulatory subunit 1, mitochondrial-like isoform X1 yields the protein MARRSAPLLRCLVAAASPPAPQPLPGHGGGLARRTVTYMPRPGDGTPRAVTLIPGDGIGPLVTGAVQQVMEAMHAPVYFETYEVHGDMPTVPPAVIESIRRNKVCIKGGLATPVGGGVSSLNMQLRKELDLYASLVHCSNLPGLPTRHEGVDIVVIRENTEGEYSGLEHEVVPGVVESLKVITKFCSERVAKYAFEYAYLNNRKKVTAVHKANIMKLADGLFLESCREVASKYPGIQYNEMIVDNCSMQLVSKPEQFDVMVTPNLYGNLVANTAAGIVGGTGIMPGGNVGQDYAVFEQGASAGNVGNEKIVEQKKANPVALLLSSAMMLRHLQFPSFADRLETAVKRVVAEGTYRTKDLGGTSTTQEVTDAVIANLD
- the LOC120682094 gene encoding isocitrate dehydrogenase [NAD] regulatory subunit 1, mitochondrial-like isoform X2, with amino-acid sequence MARRSAPLLRCLVAAASPPAPQPLPGHGGGLARRTVTYMPRPGDGTPRAVTLIPGDGIGPLVTGAVQQVMEAMHAPVYFETYEVHGDMPTVPPAVIESIRRNKVCIKGGLATPVGGGVSSLNMQLRKELDLYASLVHCSNLPGLPTRHEGVDIVVIRENTEGEYSGLEHEVVPGVVESLKFCSERVAKYAFEYAYLNNRKKVTAVHKANIMKLADGLFLESCREVASKYPGIQYNEMIVDNCSMQLVSKPEQFDVMVTPNLYGNLVANTAAGIVGGTGIMPGGNVGQDYAVFEQGASAGNVGNEKIVEQKKANPVALLLSSAMMLRHLQFPSFADRLETAVKRVVAEGTYRTKDLGGTSTTQEVTDAVIANLD